A single Triticum dicoccoides isolate Atlit2015 ecotype Zavitan chromosome 2A, WEW_v2.0, whole genome shotgun sequence DNA region contains:
- the LOC119352058 gene encoding pathogenesis-related protein 1-like, whose amino-acid sequence MASTNSWTHEIESSVAAPRLFRAGVMDWHTLAPKLAPHIVASAHPVNGEGGIGSVRQFNFTSAMPFSVMKERLEFLDEEKCECKSTLIEGGGIGSAIETATSHIKMEPAANGGSIVKVDSTYKLLPGVEVNDEITKAKESVTAIFKAAEAYLIANPDAYN is encoded by the exons ATGGCCTCCACCAACAGCTGGACCCACGAGATTGAGTCCTCAGTCGCGGCACCGCGCCTGTTCCGTGCCGGCGTCATGGACTGGCACACTCTGGCACCCAAGCTCGCGCCCCACATCGTCGCCAGCGCCCATCCCGTCAACGGCGAAGGCGGCATCGGCAGCGTCAGGCAGTTCAACTTTACCTCAG ccATGCCCTTTAGCGTCATGAAGGAGAGGCTAGAGTTCCTGGACGAGGAGAAGTGCGAGTGCAAGTCAACCCTCATCGAGGGCGGCGGCATCGGCTCGGCCATCGAGACCGCAACGTCGCACATCAAGATGGAGCCGGCGGCCAACGGCGGGAGCATCGTGAAAGTGGACTCGACGTACAAGCTGCTGCCAGGCGTGGAGGTGAATGACGAAATCACCAAGGCCAAGGAATCCGTCACCGCCATCTTCAAGGCCGCCGAGGCCTACCTCATCGCCAACCCCGACGCCTACAACTGA